One genomic region from Clarias gariepinus isolate MV-2021 ecotype Netherlands chromosome 22, CGAR_prim_01v2, whole genome shotgun sequence encodes:
- the anapc10 gene encoding anaphase-promoting complex subunit 10: protein MAAAAKTPPGADPKQLERTGTVREIGSQAVWSLSSCKPGFGVDQLRDDNLETYWQSDGSQPHLVNIQFRRKTTVKMLCIYADYKSDESYTPSKISVRVGNNFHNLLEIRQLEMVEPSGWIHIPLLDLVNNPIRTFMIQIAVLANHQNGRDTHMRQIKVYTPVEESSIGKFPRCTTVDFMMYRTIR, encoded by the exons ATGGCAGCCGCTGCTAAGACCCCTCCGGGCGCCGACCCCAAACAGCTGGAGCGCACGGGGACGGTCCGCGAGATCGGATCTCAGGCCGTGTGGTCGCTGTCGTCCTGCAAGCCCG GGTTCGGAGTGGACCAGCTGAGGGACGATAATCTGGAGACGTACTGGCAGTCAGACGGCTCTCAGCCTCACCTTGTCAACATCCAGTTCAG GAGGAAGACGACGGTGAAGATGCTCTGCATTTACGCCGATTATAAATCAGACGAGAGCTACACTCCCAGCAAGATCTCCGTCCGGGTCGGGAACAACTTCCACAACCTGCTGGAGATCCGG caGTTGGAGATGGTGGAGCCGAGCGGTTGGATCCACATCCCGCTCCTGGACCTGGTGAACAACCCCATCAGGACCTTTATGATCCAGATCGCGGTGCTGGCCAACCACCAGAACGGCCgagacacacacatgcgccAGATCAAAGTCTACACCCCTGTGGAGGAGAGCTCCATTGGCAAATTCCCACGATGCACCACGGTCGACTTCATGATGTACCGCACCATCAGGTGA
- the LOC128510051 gene encoding uncharacterized protein LOC128510051 isoform X2 → MKTREFYQLLQTFLSEGEFTPDCSRRVRSDIRRACDKFIIKDGRLYYVGPNKTYMRLVVMTEEEKRFALSECHGNTETGIHHGVRSTRNRVIAGYYWPTLIKDVTEWVKSCERCQSNTGKTGTPTVKKAVPLNVFVPHAPAEVCPSSEPCPVREDILQESNGLPIITAIEETTSSEETKPFFRVVVGKVRTLLDPPLAQQMLIKNNNEQSTQTAHTPHAHTTTREQEVEINYIYKRYLLQELEVRKADLQYTKLKIRKLELEIKKMEKEAEQDH, encoded by the exons ATGAAGACGCGGGAGTTTTACCAGCTGTTGCAGACTTTTCTGTCGGAGGGAGAGTTCACCCCGGACTGCAGCAGGAGAGTGCGCAGTGACATCCGCCGCGCGTGCGACAAGTTCATCATCAAAG ATGGAAGACTGTATTATGTCGGTCCTAACAAGACCTACATGCGGCTGGTGGTCATGACCGAGGAAGAGAAAAGATTCGCCCTGAGTGAGTGTCATGGCAACACCGAGACTGGCATCCATCACGGCGTGCGGAGCACCAGGAACAGGGTCATCGCCGGGTACTACTGGCCAACGCTTATAAAGGACGTGACAGAGTGG GTGAAGTCTTGTGAACGCTGTCAGAGCAACACCGGTAAGACGGGGACCCCGACTGTGAAG AAAGCTGTTCCGCTGAACGTATTCGTCCCCCACGCTCCTGCTGAAGTCTGTCCCTCATCAGAGCCATGTCCAGTCAGAGAGGACATCCTACAGGAGAGTAACGGTCTTCCCATAATTACAGCCATAGAGGAAACGACTTCCTCAGAGGAAACGAAGCCTTTTTTTCGAG TGGTGGTGGGAAAGGTCCGGACACTTCTGGATCCTCCTTTAGCTCAGCAGATGctgattaaaaataat AATGAACAAAGCacacaaactgcacacacacctcacgcTCATACAACAACAAGAGAACAG GAAGTAGAAATcaattacatatataaaagaTATTTGCTCCAAGAACTAGAAGTAAGGAAAGCAGATCTCCAGTACACTAAGCTGAAAATCAGAAAACTGGAGctggaaataaagaaaatggagAAAGAA GCTGAACAAGatcattaa
- the LOC128510051 gene encoding uncharacterized protein LOC128510051 isoform X1 produces the protein MKTREFYQLLQTFLSEGEFTPDCSRRVRSDIRRACDKFIIKDGRLYYVGPNKTYMRLVVMTEEEKRFALSECHGNTETGIHHGVRSTRNRVIAGYYWPTLIKDVTEWVKSCERCQSNTGKTGTPTVKKAVPLNVFVPHAPAEVCPSSEPCPVREDILQESNGLPIITAIEETTSSEETKPFFRVVVGKVRTLLDPPLAQQMLIKNNNEQSTQTAHTPHAHTTTREQEVEINYIYKRYLLQELEVRKADLQYTKLKIRKLELEIKKMEKEVSSRMKLYTVTCSLSLVF, from the exons ATGAAGACGCGGGAGTTTTACCAGCTGTTGCAGACTTTTCTGTCGGAGGGAGAGTTCACCCCGGACTGCAGCAGGAGAGTGCGCAGTGACATCCGCCGCGCGTGCGACAAGTTCATCATCAAAG ATGGAAGACTGTATTATGTCGGTCCTAACAAGACCTACATGCGGCTGGTGGTCATGACCGAGGAAGAGAAAAGATTCGCCCTGAGTGAGTGTCATGGCAACACCGAGACTGGCATCCATCACGGCGTGCGGAGCACCAGGAACAGGGTCATCGCCGGGTACTACTGGCCAACGCTTATAAAGGACGTGACAGAGTGG GTGAAGTCTTGTGAACGCTGTCAGAGCAACACCGGTAAGACGGGGACCCCGACTGTGAAG AAAGCTGTTCCGCTGAACGTATTCGTCCCCCACGCTCCTGCTGAAGTCTGTCCCTCATCAGAGCCATGTCCAGTCAGAGAGGACATCCTACAGGAGAGTAACGGTCTTCCCATAATTACAGCCATAGAGGAAACGACTTCCTCAGAGGAAACGAAGCCTTTTTTTCGAG TGGTGGTGGGAAAGGTCCGGACACTTCTGGATCCTCCTTTAGCTCAGCAGATGctgattaaaaataat AATGAACAAAGCacacaaactgcacacacacctcacgcTCATACAACAACAAGAGAACAG GAAGTAGAAATcaattacatatataaaagaTATTTGCTCCAAGAACTAGAAGTAAGGAAAGCAGATCTCCAGTACACTAAGCTGAAAATCAGAAAACTGGAGctggaaataaagaaaatggagAAAGAAGTAAGCAGTCGAATGAAGCTGTATACTGTAACATGCTCTTTATCGCTCGTGTTTTAA